The Planctomycetota bacterium nucleotide sequence ACGCTGCTCACCGGCCCCCGGGCCATCTCCGGCTCCCGATCGGGCCCCCGCAGAGCGACTCCGGCGACGTACCAGCCGTTCTCGACCGCTTCCATGCCGGCCCCGGCGGTGCCGAAGTAGCGCTGGATCGTCTCGAACTCCGGGAGCGTGCTGCCGTCGATCCGCTGCCTCCGCACGCTCCCCTCCTTGCCGTCGCCGAGGATCGCGTTGAGCAACTGGCCGGTGAGGCTCTTCGACTTGGGCATCTCGCCGCGGCGGAGCATCTCGTAGGCGGGACGGACGGTCCGATCGGTCCGTCCGAACGACCGCAGCGCGATCGACCCGGGAAACAGCCGCGCCACCTCCGCCGCCACGATCGTGTAGTCGGCCGAGCCGGCGAGCGACGATTCGTCGCCCGACGTCGCCAGCACGCGCTCGAGGAAGTCGCGGTGCGAGGCGATCAGCAGGTGGCCCTTGGCGACGGTCACGGCCGAGTGGGGAAGCAGTTTCTCCTCGCGCTCGCGGACACGGCGGCGGCCGCGCGAATCGTCGTCTTCGTCGTCGGCATGCCGACGGGCCAACCCCGGGGTCTCGATCTCGAGCTGCGGGATCGCGTCGGTGTGATCGATCTGTTCCCAGATCACGTGTCCCTCGAACTCCACTTTCCGCATGTCACGATCGGTCGACATGCTCTTGGCGACGGCCTTGCGCACGCTCTCCTCGTCGGTCGCCTCGATGGCGATCACGAGCCGCTCGCTGTCGGTGTCGATCGGCGTCGCGTAGTCGCTGACCACCGAGACGCGTTGGCCGAGGCAGTTGACCAATTCCGACTCGACGTCGATCTGCGGCCCGTCCGGATCCTCCTTGAGCGAGGCGATGACGTCGTCGAACACGCCCTTCTCGCCGACGACGTCGTCGACGAGCGATTCAGCCGACCGGAACGCCGCCCGCATGTCCCACTGCAACGCCATCCAACTGCCCACCTCGCGCGGCACCCAGGCGGGCGGCTCGACGGAGGCGGCGTTGGGAAACTCGAGCATCCGGGCCGCGAGGTTGAAGCGATCGGGGGAGAAGGGTTTCCGCCCCGGCAGCGGCGGCGCGTAGATCAAGGTGTGGTGTCGGAGCTGGTACTGGCCGTCGTCGAACAGGGCCACGCCGCCGAGGCCGCGGACGGCGTCGAACCCCTGCCGGCCGAGGATCGTCACGTAGTCCGGGCCCTTTTTCTTCTCGCGCGGCGGGTTGGCGCCCTGGTACGCCTTGGCGAACCCGAGTGGATCGACGAACCAGCGGAGCGGTGCCGAACCGGCCGCAACCTTCGACCCGCAGCGCTCGGCGACGGCCTGGTAGGCGGGAAGCGAGGCGAGGTTGTCGGCCCGCCCCTCGGCCAACGTGCCGGCGGTCTGGGCGACCACGGCCGGATGGTCACCGACCACCAGGGCGTGAGGCAACTGGACGATCGCGACCTTCCGCGGGCGGTCGGGGCGGTCGCGCGGGTCGGCCGCGAGCTGGAACACGTGGACCACCGCCCCCTCCGCGGTCACCGCCACTGCCGGGAGCCGGGTGGCCTTCTGCTCGTCGAGCCGGGCGACGACGCGCTCGATGATCGCCGTGGTCTGATCCTCGTGACCGGTGGTATCGACGAGGAGAACGGTCGCCAGCACGCCGGGCTGCGGCTCGATGGCGGCGAAGGCCAATTCGCCACCGGGGATGGTCTCCAGATCCTCGAGCGAAAGCCCGAGCCGTGCCAGCCGCTGTGAACCGGCATCGCGGATCTGTCCGCGGAGGCTCTCGACGAACGGCTTCATCGCCGGATCCTTGGTCAATTGGCCGTATTCGGTGCGGTCGAACGCCGCCGAAAGGCCGTGGACGTCCGGCATGCTGCACCACAGCCGGGTCGTCGCCGGGAACACCTGTTCGCTGGCTGGGAAGGCCCCGGCCGCAGCCAAGGCGGACCAACCGGCGACGCCCGCCGCGAGCACCATCGCCTTCGCGGCGTGGCAGAGGGGCGGCAGCCATCCACGTTGCGTCCGGTGAACGCCGACCGCCCGCGTCCCTCTTCCCGTGCCCATCACCTCACCGGCGACGCTGGTTCCGTGCACGACGCTTCCTCCTGGGGACTGCGAAGACCGTGTTGACGTTGGTCGGACACCGCACCGGTGCACTTCGTCGCGCCTGGCGACCGTCACGCCGACTTCCTTCGGCAGCGCCGATGAAGCGGTCGCAGACGTCCCCGGACAGCGCGGGTGACGAGGTGATTCCTGTTACTATCGAACGGCGCCACCGTGTTTCTCGACACACCCTTGCCAGGATCCCTTGTTCTCCGTTCCGCCCGCCTCCCTCACGGTGATTCAGGCAGCCTTGGCGGTCCCGGCGAGGTGGAGAGTGTCGCAGGTGAGGCGGAAAGCCTCAACACCGTTCGAACGCCGCAAGCCCCGGATACCGCGCGGCCGATCGGCCCTCGTCCCACGTGACTCCAGAGCCCGCCGCCGCCGACGCGATCGTCCGGCGGGTGACCGCGTTGAGGCCGGTCAGCATCATCCCTGCCGCGAGCCCCAGAGCCAGCGCCAGCGCCGTCTCGCCCCTTCCCACCCCCCCGGCGCCGCCATTTCCCCAACGCCCCCAAACTGCCGTCAGCGCGAGGGCGATCGCCAGCGTCGTCACGGTCGCCAACGACCACGCCGCCGCGGCGAGCTGCACGCGATCCCCGGCGGCCAGTGCGATCGCCACGCACATCGGCCAGACGACCACCGCCGTATGCCAGGCCACGATCCGCACGGCCGTCGAGGGCCCCACCAGCGCGGAGCGCCGGATCGCGTCGTCGCCGTCGGCGAGGGCGCCGAGACACGCCGGTGGCGCCGCCAACGCGACCAGCCAGGTCCCGCCGACCAGCGCCGCGACCGTCGCCGACGGCAGGAGAAACAGCCCCCCGACCATCGTCGCCAAGCCGGAGACCATCGCTGCTGAAAGGAGCATGGAGCGCAGCCGCGTCGTCGCGGGGCAGGGCCCGGGAGGCCTGCCCAGGCTCCACGGCAGGGGATCGAACAGCCACCCGCCTCGGTCTCCCGCGAGGCGCGTCGCCACCACCACCAATCCCGCCGCGCCCACGGCCACGACGCCGCCGACGCGCGGGTCGCCGGCGACCGCCGCCGCGGCGGCGGCGAGGCCGCCGACGAGGGCCGTCGCCACCAGCGCCGCCGTCGTGGCGTCGGCGGCCGAGGCATCGTGGCGCAGTCGCCCGATCAGCGCCACGGCGGCGGCCAGTCCGGCGAGCGAGGCGGCGACGAAGGTGGCATCGCCGGCCAAGGCGGCGCCGCCCACGAGCGCGATCGCGGGCCACGCCGCGCGGGCCGCGATCCAGACCGCGCCGGCGGTCGTCCCCACCGCGGCGCACGCCACCACCCCGCCGATGATCGCGGCGACGCCGCCTGTCCAGGGCGACGGCACCGGCACCAGCGGAGCGGCGCAGCCGACGGCCGCGGCGAGCCAGCAGGCCGGCTGGCGTGCCGCCCAGCGGAGGCTGACGATGACCACGGCCAAGCGGGCACTCGCCACTGACTGCAAGGCCTTCCCAGGAGGCCAGTGGGCGCCCACGCCCCGGGTGGATCTCAATCGCACGAGCGCGGCCGCACGCGGCCCTGCACCCGGCCGGGCAGGCCGAGGATCCGGAGGAAGCCCTCGGCGTCGGTCTGGTCGTAGGAGCCGCCCCCCTCCATCGACGCGATCGCGGCGTCGTACAGGCTCACGGGGCTCGTCCGGCTCTTCACCAGGACGTTGCCCTTGTACAGGGCCAGCTCGATGCTGCCGGTCACCGGACGCTGCGCTTCGCGGATGAACGCCAACAGGGCGTCCATCTTCGGCGCGTACCAAAATCCGTAATACACCATCTCGGCGATCTCGGGGGACAGCCGGTCGCGGAGGTGGACGAGGTCGCGGTCGAGCGTCATCTGCTCCACGAGCCGATGCGCCTCGTAAAGCAGCGTCATCCCCGGCGCCTCGTAGACACCGCGGCTCTTCATGCCGACGAGCCGGTTCTCGAGAACGTCGATCCGGCCGACGCCGTTGCGGCCGCCGATGCGGTTGAGCTCGAGGACGATCTCGTGGGGGGCCAGCGACCGCCCGTTGACCGCCACGGGCACGCCCGCGGTGAAGTCGATCCGAACCGTCTCCGGGGTCTCGGGGGCGTGCTGCGGTGCGACCGTCATCCCGAAGTCGACCAGCGCGTAGCCGTCGGTGGAGAGCTCCTCGAGCAAGCCGGCTTCGTAGCTGGTGTGGAGGCAGTTCTCGTCCGACGAATAGGGCTTTCCCTTCGACGCCTTGACGGGGATCCCCCGCGCCTCGCAGAACTCGATCAGCTCGGTGCGCCCGGGGAACAGATCGCGGAATTCCCGGATCCGCCACGGCGCCAGGACCTTGATCGCCGGATCGAGCGCCTCGGCGGCGAGTTGGAAGCGGCACTGGTCGTTGCCCTTGCCGGTCGCCCCGTGGGCGAAGACGGTCGCCCCCTCGCGATGGGCGATGGCGACACACTCCTTGGCGATCAGCGGCCGGGCGATCGAGGTGCCGAGCAGGTAGGTGCCCTCGTACCGCGCCTGCCACTGGAGCACGGGAAAGGCGAAGTCGCGGCACAGTTCCTCGCGGACGTCGACGGCCTCGGCCTTGACCGCGCCGCAGCGGCGCGCCTTGTCGAGGATCGCGTCGCGGTCCTCGCAGGGCTGGCCGAGGTCGACGTACACCGCGACGACGTCGTAGCCGCGCTCGATCAGCCAGCCGAGGATCACCGAGGTGTCGAGCCCCCCGGAGTAGGCCAGCACGCACTTCGTCTTCGCCGCCACGTCGTCCTCCTCGTCGTCAGGCTGCCGGCAGGTCGGCGATCACACGCCGGCCGGTTCCGGTCCGCAGGCCCCAACGATACCGTCCCCGGCGACGTCCGCGAACCGATCACGACGGTGAACCGGTACGGGCCGGCGGGCCGACGTCCGCTCGGCCCCGTCAGACCTCGTGGACGACGGCCATGTCGTGGCCGCTCCGGGCGAAGCCGCTGCTGCTGACCAGCACGATCCGATCGCCGGGGGAGAGCCGGCCCGCGGCCCGCCCCCAGGCGGTGACCTGGGAAACGATCGCGCCGACGTCGTCCCCCTCGATGGCCAGCGGCGTCACCCCCCAGTACAGCGCCATCTGGCGGAGGCTCGCCAGGTTGTCGCTGACGCCGAGCGTGGGCACGCCGCCCCGGCGCTTCGAGCGCGCCAGCGCCGACAGTCCGGTGCGAGTGGCCACGACCACCAGGCGGGCGCCCAGCTGCGCGGCGATCCGCCCGGCGCCGTCAACCACCGCCTGCGTGATCGGGTGGAGCCCATCGACGAGTTTCTCGGGAGGGGGCACGATCTCGCCGATCACCCCCGGCACCGCGGCCAGCCCCTGCTCGATCACGCGCTTCCGGTCGTCGAGGTACAGCTCCTCGGTCGCCCGCGCGATGCGCCGCATCATCTTCACGGCGAGGTGCGGGTGGTCGCCGATCGCGGTCTCGCCCGAGAGCATGCAGGCATCGGCGCCATCGAGGATCGCGTTGGCGACGTCGGTCGCCTCGGCCCGCGTCGGCCGCCGCGACTTGTGCATGCTGTCGAGCATCTGCGTGGCGACGATCACCGGCTTCTGGTAGCGCTGGCAGGTGCGGATGATCCGCTTCTGCATCATCGGCATCGTCGCGACGTCGATCTCCACGCCGAGGTCGCCCCGCGCCACCATCACGCCATCGGCGGCGTCGACGATCGCCTCGAGGTCGTCGAGGGCCTCGAGCTTTTCGATCTTGGCGATCACGCGGGCCACCGAGCCGCGGGTCCGGAGCAGTTCCTTGAGAAGCCGGACCTCGACGGCCGTGCGCACGAACGACAGGCTGACGAAGTCCGCCCCCGCGCCCGCCGCCCACTCGGCATGCTGCCAATCGGCCGGCGACAGCGCCGCCACCGAGAGGCGCACGCCAGGGAGGTTGACCCCCTGGCGGCTGCGCACCGTCCCTCCCTGGACGACCCGGCAGACCGCGGCGTCGGCGCTGCGCTCCTCGACGAGGAGGCTGATCGTGCCGTCGGCGAGCATCACCGAATCCCCCTTGGACAGCTCGTCGACGAGCTGCGGGTAGGTGGTGACGAATTCGTCGGGGCGCGTGCTGCTCGTGCCGCTTACGAAGCGGATCAGGCTCCCCTCGGCACACTCGACGGCGCCACCCGGGAGTTCGCCGAGGCGGATCTTCGGGCCGGCCAAATCGACGAGCACGCCGATCGGCCGGCCCGCCTCGTCGGCGATCCGGCGGATCGCGGCCAGCGCCGCGGCGTGCTCGTCGGGCGTGCCGTGCGCCATGTTGAGGCGGAACACGTCCACCGCGGCGTCGATCAGACCGCGGATCCCCTCGTCGGAGCGCGACGCGGGGCCGAGCGTGGCGACGACCTTCGTACGGACGGGATCGGCCGCGCCAGGCGCGGCGGCGGCGGGGGCCGTCATGGTGGCTCCGAGGGCAGGCGGGGGAAAAACCGCCGCCAATGTACACCGTGCGCGGGTTCACCGACCGCTACACTCCCCCCATGGGCACGTCGTGGCGCGGCCGGCGGGTGATCGTGGCGGGGGGAACCACCGGGTTCGGTGTCGCGCTGGCGCGGCGGTTGCTCGCCGTCGGTTGCCGGGTGCTCGTCGTCGGCCGTTCCTCGGGGAGCGTGCGCGACGGCCTCGAGCGGATCGAAGCTCCGCGCGCCGGTGGCGCGGCGTCGCGCGTCCGCGGAGTGGCGGCCGATCTCGCGCGGCCCGGCGAAGGGGGGCGCGTCGTCGGCGAGGCACTCCGCCACTGGGACGGGGTCGACGACCTGTTTTTCTGCGTCGGACGGTCCGGGCGGGCGCGGATCCTCACGACGCCCCCGGCAGCGCTCGCTGCGGCGGTCGAGGCAAACCTCCTGACCGCCGTCGAGCTCACGCAGGCCGTCGCCGACGACGTCGCCGCCGCGTCGGGGCACCTCGTGTTCGTGGGGAGCCTGGCCGGAAAGCTGGTCACGCCCTGGATGGGACCGTACTGCGTCGGGAAGGCGGCGCTGGCGGCCTGGGTCGATGCCCTGCGGCTCGAGGTCGCCCCGCGCGGTGCCCACGTGCTCCTCGTCTCACCAGGTCCGATCCGCCGTGAGTCGACGGCCGCCACGGCCGCCGATCCCCAGCCGGGCCGCTACGCAGACGACGTCGCCGATGGCGGTCTTCCGGACGCTGCCGCCCGCCCGGGTGGCGGCGCTGCGGTCAAGGCGATCGATCCCGACTGGCTCGCCGGCCGGATCCTCGCCGCCTGCGATCGGCGAACGGCGGAACTGGTGGTCCCTGCCAAGGCCGCGCTCCTGGCCGGTCTCGTCGAGTGGTTTCCCGACGCCGGCCGGCGCCTGCTCGGCCGGTTCGCGCCTCCCGGCTGATGGCGGCGAAAACCTGCATTTACACCGGGGCCCCGGCGCGCGCACAGTGCCTTCATCCTGGTAGGTCTTCCGATGGCCGCAACCTTCGTCTCGTACGCTCAGAACTTCGAAGACGTCATGCTGTCGCGCGCCCTCCGCGGCGTCGACGGCGGGTTCTGGATCGACGTCGGCGCCGACGACCCCGACACGCTGTCGGTGACCCGCGCCTTCGCCGAGCGAGGCTGGCGCGGGATCAACGTCGAGCCGCTTCCCGATCGCCACGCCCGGTTCGTCGCCCGCCGTCCGCGCGACACCAACGCCTGCGTGCTCGTCGGCAGCGCGCCGGGGAAGCGGCGCTTCTGGCGGTTCGGCACCGTCGACAGCGGCTGCTCGACCATGGATGCCATCGTCGCCGCCCGCCACGTCCGCGCCGGGCGCCGGCCGACCGCCGAGTGGGACGTGGACGTGACCACGGTCGACGCCCTGTGCGACCGCCATGCGCCGCCAGACATCCATTTCCTCAAGGTCGACGTCGAGGGGGCCGAGGAGGAGGTATTCGCCGGAATGGCGCTGGACCATCACCGGCCTTGGATCATCGTCGCCGAGAGCGTCGTGCCCGGCAGCCAGGATCCGAGCCACGCCGTGTGGGAGCCGCTGCTCACGGGACGCGGCTACTCGTTCGTCTACGGTGACGGCCTCAACCGCTTTTATCTCGCTGCGGAGCACGACGACCTCCGCACCGCCTTTGCCACGCCGCCCAACGTGTTCGACGGTTTCCGTCTGTCAGGCTGCCGGCACCAGGTCGGCATGGCAGGAAGAGGCAAGGGCTGGTGGCGGTGGCTCGGGCGCCGATCGGCGTGAGCAGGCGGCGCGCGGTGCGACGCACCGAACCGAACGCCGCGACGCCATGGACCTCGCGGCAACCAACGAGGTGATCATGGCACGTGGACACCGTGAGGCGTTCGAAGGGATCGCGCGGATCCGCTACGAGGGGCCCGCGAGCCGCAACCCGCTCGCCTTCCGCCACTACGACGCCACGGCCCTCGTCGAGGGCAAGCCGATGCGCGAGCACCTCCGCTTCGCCGTCGCCTGGTGGCACGCCTTCCGCGGCACGGGAAGCGATCCGTTCGGCGCCCCGACGATGCGCCGCCCCTGGGAGACCAAAGGCGACACCCTCGACGCCGCCCTCGACCGGGTCGCCGTCGGTTTCGAGTTCATGGAGAAGCTCGGGGTCGGCTTCTACTGCTTCCACGACCGCGACGTCGCGCCCGAGGGGGCGTCGCTGGCCGACAGCAACCGCAACCTCGACCGGGTCGCCGCCCGCCTCCGCGAGCACCAGCAGCGCACGGGGATCCGCCTCCTCTGGGGCACCGCCAACCTGTTCTCCCACCCGCGCTACGTGCACGGCGCCGCCACCAGCTGCAACGCCGAGGTGTTCGCGTTCGCCGCCGCCCAGGTCAAG carries:
- a CDS encoding SDR family NAD(P)-dependent oxidoreductase, coding for MYTVRGFTDRYTPPMGTSWRGRRVIVAGGTTGFGVALARRLLAVGCRVLVVGRSSGSVRDGLERIEAPRAGGAASRVRGVAADLARPGEGGRVVGEALRHWDGVDDLFFCVGRSGRARILTTPPAALAAAVEANLLTAVELTQAVADDVAAASGHLVFVGSLAGKLVTPWMGPYCVGKAALAAWVDALRLEVAPRGAHVLLVSPGPIRRESTAATAADPQPGRYADDVADGGLPDAAARPGGGAAVKAIDPDWLAGRILAACDRRTAELVVPAKAALLAGLVEWFPDAGRRLLGRFAPPG
- a CDS encoding FkbM family methyltransferase codes for the protein MAATFVSYAQNFEDVMLSRALRGVDGGFWIDVGADDPDTLSVTRAFAERGWRGINVEPLPDRHARFVARRPRDTNACVLVGSAPGKRRFWRFGTVDSGCSTMDAIVAARHVRAGRRPTAEWDVDVTTVDALCDRHAPPDIHFLKVDVEGAEEEVFAGMALDHHRPWIIVAESVVPGSQDPSHAVWEPLLTGRGYSFVYGDGLNRFYLAAEHDDLRTAFATPPNVFDGFRLSGCRHQVGMAGRGKGWWRWLGRRSA
- the pyk gene encoding pyruvate kinase → MTAPAAAAPGAADPVRTKVVATLGPASRSDEGIRGLIDAAVDVFRLNMAHGTPDEHAAALAAIRRIADEAGRPIGVLVDLAGPKIRLGELPGGAVECAEGSLIRFVSGTSSTRPDEFVTTYPQLVDELSKGDSVMLADGTISLLVEERSADAAVCRVVQGGTVRSRQGVNLPGVRLSVAALSPADWQHAEWAAGAGADFVSLSFVRTAVEVRLLKELLRTRGSVARVIAKIEKLEALDDLEAIVDAADGVMVARGDLGVEIDVATMPMMQKRIIRTCQRYQKPVIVATQMLDSMHKSRRPTRAEATDVANAILDGADACMLSGETAIGDHPHLAVKMMRRIARATEELYLDDRKRVIEQGLAAVPGVIGEIVPPPEKLVDGLHPITQAVVDGAGRIAAQLGARLVVVATRTGLSALARSKRRGGVPTLGVSDNLASLRQMALYWGVTPLAIEGDDVGAIVSQVTAWGRAAGRLSPGDRIVLVSSSGFARSGHDMAVVHEV
- a CDS encoding argininosuccinate synthase; the encoded protein is MAAKTKCVLAYSGGLDTSVILGWLIERGYDVVAVYVDLGQPCEDRDAILDKARRCGAVKAEAVDVREELCRDFAFPVLQWQARYEGTYLLGTSIARPLIAKECVAIAHREGATVFAHGATGKGNDQCRFQLAAEALDPAIKVLAPWRIREFRDLFPGRTELIEFCEARGIPVKASKGKPYSSDENCLHTSYEAGLLEELSTDGYALVDFGMTVAPQHAPETPETVRIDFTAGVPVAVNGRSLAPHEIVLELNRIGGRNGVGRIDVLENRLVGMKSRGVYEAPGMTLLYEAHRLVEQMTLDRDLVHLRDRLSPEIAEMVYYGFWYAPKMDALLAFIREAQRPVTGSIELALYKGNVLVKSRTSPVSLYDAAIASMEGGGSYDQTDAEGFLRILGLPGRVQGRVRPRSCD